In Blastopirellula sediminis, the following proteins share a genomic window:
- a CDS encoding HEAT repeat domain-containing protein: protein MPQEFEKTFEFLARSGNAAATPVLIAALRSEALDIREFAFDALLKRSSAKGEAYLFEHWHELSEAWRLKIKQQMGVMTAILREQLLSPSRPDCEKAAAIALELEDFDLVRSVTTAAEDANNPNRDVAGRCLVSLIDRLRKLLDEATDARKRNLVLWRGRAMESLDDSMRRCSTHQSDEIVESFLMLTSREHPMFRHLLDEPNSQVYKLTLSILKRTLRPAIVRLILSVFSETAPCPTLLAAAAWRTDPPFVAQLLDTFSSGMSEVELRNIKKIARVGWSHDQWDLLRSLTGRQQETALRFLIASSQDRDTVFGVIHFFLTQGKPDGRLAAIDSLAKDRGAVASQLVIDATSDEDPEVAAAALRQLRHRGIPGSLKYLLAQLDSEHEVVRVAVRESLEEFSFSKYLAAFDLMMDDRRETTGHLVRKIDTHSDELLVAELNSEMQSRRRRAIEVVECLGIAEQMQGPLLNLLKCDDYLIRVAAANALTNCNSDEAIAGLREALLDRNVSVQQAAEASLQSIAERRMSVPAVRVIREKTPAGETE from the coding sequence GTGCCCCAAGAGTTCGAGAAAACCTTTGAATTCCTCGCGCGATCCGGCAACGCGGCGGCGACGCCGGTGTTGATTGCCGCGCTGCGCAGCGAAGCGCTCGATATCCGCGAGTTCGCCTTCGACGCGTTGCTGAAACGCTCGAGCGCCAAAGGGGAAGCGTATCTCTTCGAACATTGGCACGAACTCTCCGAAGCCTGGCGGCTGAAGATCAAGCAACAGATGGGGGTGATGACGGCGATCTTGCGCGAGCAACTCCTTTCGCCGTCGCGACCCGACTGCGAAAAGGCGGCTGCGATTGCGTTGGAACTGGAAGACTTCGACCTGGTGCGTTCGGTGACCACCGCCGCCGAGGATGCGAATAATCCAAATCGCGACGTCGCCGGACGCTGCCTGGTGTCGCTGATCGATCGGCTCCGCAAGCTGCTGGACGAAGCGACCGACGCCCGCAAACGCAACCTGGTGCTGTGGCGCGGCCGGGCGATGGAATCGCTTGACGATTCGATGCGTCGCTGCAGCACGCACCAGTCGGACGAAATCGTCGAATCGTTCCTGATGCTGACCAGTCGCGAACATCCGATGTTCCGGCATCTGCTGGACGAGCCGAATTCGCAAGTTTACAAGCTGACCCTTTCGATCTTGAAACGGACGCTTCGTCCCGCGATCGTGCGGTTGATCCTCAGCGTCTTCAGCGAAACCGCTCCGTGTCCCACGCTCTTGGCCGCCGCCGCCTGGCGGACTGATCCGCCGTTCGTGGCGCAGCTGCTCGATACGTTCTCCAGCGGCATGAGCGAAGTCGAACTACGAAACATCAAGAAAATCGCCCGCGTCGGTTGGAGCCACGATCAGTGGGATCTGCTGCGCTCGCTGACCGGCCGCCAGCAAGAGACGGCGCTCCGCTTTTTAATCGCCAGCTCGCAAGACCGCGACACGGTCTTCGGCGTGATCCATTTCTTCCTGACGCAAGGGAAGCCGGACGGACGCCTGGCCGCGATCGATTCGCTCGCCAAAGACCGGGGCGCCGTCGCCAGCCAGTTGGTCATTGATGCGACCAGCGACGAAGATCCGGAAGTCGCCGCCGCGGCGCTGCGGCAATTGCGGCATCGGGGAATTCCCGGTTCGCTTAAATACCTTCTCGCGCAGCTCGACAGCGAGCACGAAGTGGTCCGCGTCGCCGTCCGCGAGTCGCTCGAAGAATTCAGCTTCAGCAAATACCTCGCTGCGTTCGACCTGATGATGGACGATCGCCGCGAGACGACCGGACACCTCGTCCGCAAAATCGATACCCATTCGGATGAGTTGCTGGTCGCCGAACTCAACAGCGAGATGCAGTCGCGCCGCCGCCGTGCGATCGAAGTGGTCGAATGCCTCGGCATTGCCGAGCAGATGCAAGGACCGCTGCTGAACCTGCTAAAGTGCGACGACTATCTGATCCGCGTCGCGGCCGCCAACGCCTTAACCAACTGCAACAGCGACGAAGCGATCGCCGGGCTGCGGGAAGCGCTGCTCGATCGGAACGTCAGCGTGCAGCAAGCGGCCGAAGCGAGCCTGCAGTCGATCGCCGAACGACGCATGTCGGTCCCGGCGGTGCGGGTCATTCGAGAGAAAACTCCTGCGGGAGAAACAGAATGA
- the polA gene encoding DNA polymerase I, giving the protein MAKSKTQQSLLFGGEESPEEAPKPTETPTDTTVQPPTARPAGLAGLAGADVWIIDSHSLIFQVFHALPPMTGPTGQPVSAVFGFARDVALLLREKKPDYLICAFDPPGGTFRHDLYDNYKETREEMPVDLRPQIGMIRRMLEAMNVAILEKPNYEADDVLATVATIVEQKGGQCTVVTSDKDCRQLISDQVRMYNVRKNAFYDAEALMADWGVRPDQVVDFQSLVGDSVDNVPGVPLIGPKIAKELLEKYGTLDAVLDNAGEVSGAKRRENLQNGRAMAELSRELVRLVRDVPIEIDWDACRVQPINQEQVQELCREYGFRTLAREMSELQVDAAPVEKPVWKSNYQTIDTVEKLDALVELLAKTKRLSFDTETTSTNPRWADLVGLSFAWDVGEGAYIPIRAPEGDPQLDEALVLDKLRGVLEDPAIEKIGQNLKYDLVVLRGVGVKVRGTAFDTMVAHYLLEAGARSHSLDELSLRYLLHETVKISELIGTGKNQITMNQVPVEKIAYYAAEDADIPLRLDPILAERIESEGLSSLLTEVELPLIDVLVEMEFNGVRIDVDRLNELSRQYGERMEVLEREIYQLAGREFNIASPKQLAAILFEELNLPVIKKTKTGASTDAEVLEQLAKQHDMPAKIVQFRQYAKLKGTYVDALPTLVCPKTNRVHTSFNQVVAATGRLSSNEPNLQNIPIRTQESREIRSAFVPGTPGWKLLCADYSQIELRVLAHFSGDPALMESYQNNEDIHARVASEVYGVALDEVSSSQRRSAKAINFGVVYGQSPFGLAKSLDIDKDEAYDFIDAYFKRYPGVDEFMERTLFECQRDGYVMTILGRRRAIDGVRTADKRDRLKRQLTMPERTAVNTVIQGSAADIIKLAMLRVYDRLVKEAAPAKLLLQIHDELVFETPPEYLEELAQLVREEMESARKLAVPLVVDVKSGDNWAQCEPMG; this is encoded by the coding sequence ATGGCCAAATCGAAGACGCAGCAGTCGCTCCTGTTTGGGGGTGAAGAATCGCCGGAAGAGGCGCCAAAGCCGACCGAAACCCCGACCGATACAACTGTCCAGCCCCCTACGGCTCGGCCTGCCGGACTCGCAGGGCTCGCTGGGGCCGATGTCTGGATCATCGACTCCCACTCGCTGATCTTCCAGGTTTTCCACGCGCTGCCCCCGATGACAGGTCCCACCGGGCAGCCGGTCTCGGCGGTCTTTGGGTTCGCTCGCGACGTCGCCCTGCTGCTTCGCGAAAAGAAACCGGACTACTTGATCTGCGCGTTTGATCCTCCCGGCGGCACGTTCCGACACGACTTGTATGACAACTACAAGGAAACCCGCGAAGAGATGCCGGTCGATCTTCGCCCCCAGATCGGCATGATTCGGCGGATGCTGGAAGCGATGAACGTCGCGATCCTGGAAAAGCCGAACTACGAAGCGGACGACGTGCTGGCCACGGTCGCGACGATCGTCGAACAGAAAGGGGGCCAATGCACGGTGGTCACCTCCGACAAAGACTGTCGCCAACTGATCAGCGACCAGGTCCGGATGTACAACGTTCGCAAGAACGCCTTCTACGACGCTGAAGCGCTGATGGCCGACTGGGGAGTTCGTCCGGATCAGGTCGTCGACTTTCAGTCGCTGGTCGGCGACTCGGTCGACAACGTCCCCGGCGTTCCTTTGATCGGTCCGAAGATCGCCAAGGAACTGCTCGAAAAATATGGAACGCTCGACGCGGTGCTCGACAACGCCGGCGAAGTCTCTGGCGCCAAGCGACGCGAGAATCTGCAAAACGGCCGCGCGATGGCCGAACTGAGCCGCGAACTGGTTCGCCTGGTCCGGGACGTGCCGATCGAAATCGATTGGGATGCGTGCCGCGTGCAGCCGATCAATCAGGAGCAAGTGCAAGAGCTTTGTCGCGAGTACGGATTCCGTACCCTGGCTCGCGAAATGTCGGAGTTGCAGGTCGATGCGGCGCCGGTCGAAAAGCCGGTCTGGAAATCGAACTACCAGACGATCGACACGGTTGAAAAACTCGACGCACTGGTCGAACTGCTCGCCAAGACGAAGCGACTCTCGTTCGATACCGAGACGACTTCGACCAATCCCCGCTGGGCCGATCTGGTCGGCCTTTCGTTCGCCTGGGATGTCGGCGAAGGCGCCTACATCCCGATTCGCGCGCCGGAAGGAGATCCGCAGCTCGACGAAGCGCTTGTTCTGGACAAACTGCGCGGCGTGCTGGAAGATCCGGCGATCGAAAAGATCGGCCAGAATCTGAAGTACGACCTGGTGGTGCTTCGCGGCGTCGGCGTAAAAGTTCGCGGAACGGCGTTCGACACGATGGTCGCTCACTACTTGCTGGAAGCAGGCGCACGTTCGCATAGCCTCGATGAACTGTCGCTCCGCTATCTGCTGCACGAGACGGTCAAAATCTCGGAACTGATCGGGACCGGCAAGAACCAGATCACGATGAATCAGGTTCCGGTCGAGAAGATCGCCTACTACGCGGCGGAAGACGCCGATATTCCTTTGCGGCTCGATCCGATTCTCGCGGAGCGGATCGAATCGGAAGGACTCTCCAGTTTGCTGACCGAAGTCGAACTGCCGCTGATCGACGTATTGGTCGAGATGGAATTCAACGGCGTCCGCATCGACGTCGATCGCCTGAACGAACTGAGCCGCCAGTATGGCGAGCGGATGGAAGTGCTGGAGCGGGAAATCTATCAACTGGCCGGCCGTGAGTTTAACATCGCTTCCCCCAAGCAATTGGCCGCCATTCTGTTTGAAGAGCTGAACCTGCCGGTCATCAAAAAGACGAAGACCGGGGCCAGCACCGACGCCGAAGTGCTGGAGCAACTCGCCAAGCAGCACGACATGCCGGCCAAGATCGTCCAGTTCCGGCAGTACGCCAAGCTGAAGGGTACCTACGTCGACGCGCTGCCGACGCTCGTCTGTCCCAAGACGAATCGGGTTCATACTTCGTTCAACCAGGTGGTCGCCGCGACGGGACGCCTTAGCTCGAACGAACCGAACCTGCAAAACATTCCGATCCGGACGCAAGAGAGCCGCGAAATCCGCTCGGCGTTTGTCCCGGGGACGCCCGGTTGGAAGTTGCTCTGCGCCGACTACTCGCAAATCGAACTGCGGGTCCTGGCCCACTTCTCCGGCGATCCGGCGCTGATGGAGTCGTATCAGAACAACGAAGACATCCATGCTCGCGTCGCCAGCGAAGTCTACGGAGTCGCACTGGACGAAGTTTCGTCAAGCCAACGCCGTAGCGCGAAGGCGATCAACTTTGGCGTCGTTTACGGACAGAGCCCGTTTGGTTTGGCGAAGTCGCTCGACATCGACAAGGACGAGGCCTACGATTTCATCGACGCCTACTTCAAGCGATATCCCGGCGTTGATGAGTTCATGGAGCGAACGTTGTTCGAGTGCCAGCGGGATGGTTACGTCATGACGATCCTCGGACGGCGCCGTGCGATCGATGGAGTCCGGACGGCCGACAAACGGGATCGGCTGAAGCGACAACTGACGATGCCGGAGCGAACCGCGGTCAACACCGTGATCCAAGGTTCGGCCGCCGACATCATCAAACTGGCGATGCTCCGGGTCTATGATCGGCTGGTCAAAGAAGCGGCGCCGGCCAAGCTGCTGCTGCAGATCCATGACGAACTTGTCTTTGAAACCCCGCCGGAATATCTGGAAGAACTGGCGCAATTGGTGCGGGAGGAGATGGAATCGGCACGAAAACTGGCCGTTCCGCTCGTAGTCGACGTCAAAAGTGGGGACAATTGGGCCCAGTGCGAGCCGATGGGGTAG
- the coaE gene encoding dephospho-CoA kinase (Dephospho-CoA kinase (CoaE) performs the final step in coenzyme A biosynthesis.): MKVIGILGGIASGKSTVAGLFRQRGAVVADADQMGHEVLRDEATKREIREIFGSEVFQDNGEVDRRRLAAKVFGGDDLSHKRLAELEKITHPRIKTRLHALIRSTQSDPSGAPPALIMDAALLVKAGWSDICDNLVFIDTPYPERLKYAAQRGWSEAEFNAREAAQEKLEDKRVLSDYIIRNDGDLEQLDAQVEQYWRDCVLSPTT; encoded by the coding sequence ATGAAGGTTATCGGGATCTTGGGAGGAATTGCGAGCGGCAAGAGCACCGTGGCGGGCTTGTTTCGCCAGCGGGGGGCGGTCGTGGCCGATGCTGACCAAATGGGTCACGAGGTGCTAAGGGATGAGGCAACGAAGCGGGAAATCCGCGAAATCTTCGGTAGCGAAGTATTTCAAGATAATGGGGAAGTTGACCGCCGCCGATTGGCCGCAAAAGTATTTGGTGGTGATGATCTCAGCCATAAGCGACTGGCTGAGTTAGAAAAAATCACGCATCCTCGCATAAAAACTCGTCTCCACGCGCTGATTCGTTCAACGCAAAGCGACCCCAGCGGGGCTCCTCCGGCGTTGATTATGGATGCAGCTCTCCTGGTGAAGGCCGGCTGGTCTGATATTTGCGATAACCTCGTATTTATTGACACGCCGTACCCAGAGCGGCTTAAATATGCCGCCCAAAGGGGGTGGAGTGAAGCCGAGTTTAACGCGAGAGAGGCAGCCCAGGAAAAATTGGAAGATAAGCGAGTTTTGTCCGATTACATAATTCGTAATGACGGCGATCTTGAGCAGCTCGACGCCCAAGTCGAACAATATTGGCGAGATTGCGTCCTTTCTCCTACCACCTGA
- the rho gene encoding transcription termination factor Rho: MPHRSSGTKNQNHDSRSEQPKFGAGILPESSNNHEPNARNPKSEGTDAVNELRRLDVDDDAEPMSLAEQLVSRSRRPQEEDADDQRYEKVKQGEIHIAELQKMSMAQLIEEARKENLGEVAGVKRQELIFRILKERVKMNGLMYGEGTLEILPDGFGFLRSPDYHYLSCPDDIYVSPSQIRRFGMKTGSVVSGQIRPPKENERYFALLRVEAVNYQDPNIAANKVQFDDLTPLHPDSRIRMESDPDELATRVIDLIVPIGFGQRGLIVSPPRAGKTVLMQKMAKAVLANYPEAYVIILLIDERPEEVTDMERQVKGPNCEVISSTFDEPPSRHVQVSEMVIEKAKRMVEYGTDVVIFLDSITRLARAWNSECPSSGKLLSGGLDANALQRPKRFLGSARKVEEGGSLTIIATALVDTGSKMDDVIFEEFKGTGNQEIVLDRRLVDRRVWPAIDINASGTRREEMLMDPEEYKRVCILRRVLNDMNSADAMEFLLSRLAKTKSNAEFLMGMNTNR; this comes from the coding sequence ATGCCTCATCGAAGCAGCGGAACAAAAAATCAGAATCATGATTCGCGTTCGGAACAGCCCAAGTTTGGGGCTGGCATCCTGCCCGAATCAAGTAATAACCACGAGCCCAACGCTCGTAATCCGAAGTCGGAAGGAACAGACGCTGTGAATGAGTTACGTCGGCTCGATGTCGATGACGACGCTGAGCCTATGTCGCTGGCCGAGCAATTGGTCAGTCGGTCGCGCCGCCCTCAGGAGGAGGATGCGGACGATCAACGTTACGAGAAGGTAAAGCAGGGCGAGATCCATATCGCCGAACTGCAGAAGATGTCGATGGCTCAGCTCATCGAAGAGGCCCGCAAGGAAAACCTGGGCGAAGTCGCCGGCGTCAAACGCCAAGAGCTGATCTTCCGCATCCTCAAAGAACGCGTGAAGATGAACGGCCTCATGTACGGCGAAGGGACCCTTGAGATCCTGCCGGACGGGTTCGGCTTTTTGCGCAGCCCTGACTACCACTACCTCTCTTGCCCGGACGACATTTACGTCTCGCCGAGCCAGATTCGTCGCTTCGGTATGAAGACCGGCAGCGTCGTCTCGGGGCAAATTCGCCCCCCGAAAGAAAACGAACGGTACTTCGCCCTGCTGCGCGTCGAAGCGGTCAACTATCAGGATCCGAACATCGCCGCCAACAAGGTGCAGTTCGACGATCTGACCCCGCTCCATCCCGACTCGCGCATCCGCATGGAATCGGACCCCGACGAACTCGCCACCCGCGTCATCGACCTGATCGTCCCGATTGGTTTCGGTCAGCGCGGCCTGATCGTCAGTCCTCCGCGGGCCGGCAAGACCGTCCTGATGCAAAAGATGGCGAAAGCCGTGCTGGCCAACTATCCCGAAGCCTACGTGATCATCCTGTTGATCGACGAGCGTCCGGAAGAAGTGACCGACATGGAACGCCAGGTGAAAGGCCCCAACTGCGAGGTCATCAGCTCGACCTTTGACGAACCGCCGTCCCGTCACGTGCAAGTGTCGGAAATGGTGATCGAAAAGGCGAAGCGGATGGTCGAATACGGGACCGACGTCGTCATCTTTCTCGATTCGATCACTCGGTTGGCTCGCGCCTGGAACTCGGAATGCCCCTCGTCGGGCAAGCTCCTCTCCGGCGGTTTGGACGCCAACGCGTTGCAACGCCCGAAACGCTTCCTCGGTTCGGCCCGCAAGGTCGAAGAGGGGGGCTCGCTGACGATCATCGCCACGGCGCTGGTCGACACCGGCAGCAAGATGGATGACGTGATCTTTGAAGAGTTCAAAGGGACCGGCAACCAGGAAATCGTCCTCGATCGCCGCCTGGTCGACCGCCGCGTTTGGCCGGCCATCGACATCAACGCCAGCGGTACGCGTCGCGAAGAAATGCTGATGGATCCCGAAGAATATAAGCGGGTTTGCATCTTGCGTCGGGTTCTGAACGACATGAACTCGGCCGACGCCATGGAATTCCTCCTCTCTCGTTTGGCCAAGACCAAGTCGAACGCCGAATTCCTGATGGGGATGAATACCAACCGGTAG
- the ribH gene encoding 6,7-dimethyl-8-ribityllumazine synthase, whose translation MVRTYRGELLGDAVRVAIVVARYNETITGKLCDGALATLAERGVADDAIEVAWVPGAWELPVVAARMARSGQFHAVICLGAVIKGETTHDQYINSQVSASLGQLALECELPVMFGVLTVNTLEQALHRAGGNVGNKGSEAADAALEMVHLMKQLPREE comes from the coding sequence TTGGTCCGGACTTACCGCGGCGAGCTCCTGGGAGACGCCGTACGCGTGGCGATCGTCGTCGCTCGCTACAATGAAACAATTACAGGCAAGCTGTGCGACGGCGCCTTGGCCACCTTGGCCGAGCGCGGAGTCGCCGACGACGCGATCGAAGTCGCGTGGGTTCCCGGCGCCTGGGAGCTGCCGGTTGTGGCTGCCCGCATGGCCCGTAGCGGTCAATTCCATGCTGTGATCTGCTTAGGGGCGGTCATCAAAGGGGAAACGACCCACGACCAATACATCAACAGCCAGGTGAGCGCGAGCCTGGGGCAATTGGCCCTGGAATGCGAACTGCCGGTGATGTTCGGCGTTTTGACCGTCAACACGCTAGAGCAGGCGCTGCATCGCGCCGGCGGCAATGTGGGCAACAAGGGAAGCGAAGCGGCCGACGCGGCCCTCGAAATGGTTCACTTGATGAAACAGCTTCCCCGCGAAGAATAA
- the nusB gene encoding transcription antitermination factor NusB: protein MSKRSRVREVVLQILYQEDLNPDADIGVSERFLRGRLKHNEDLVAFGRSLLVGARLHRKAIDAKIEAFADNWSLARMAVTDRNVLRIGAFEILFSDTPDRVAINEAVELSKRFGSKHSPQFVNGILDRVLKSKQSGG, encoded by the coding sequence ATGTCGAAACGTAGTCGAGTTCGTGAAGTCGTTCTCCAGATTCTCTACCAAGAGGATCTCAACCCCGACGCTGACATCGGCGTCTCGGAACGATTCTTGCGCGGACGCTTAAAACATAACGAAGACCTGGTCGCATTCGGCCGATCTCTGTTGGTCGGCGCGCGGCTCCATCGCAAAGCGATTGACGCCAAGATCGAAGCCTTCGCCGACAACTGGAGCCTGGCTCGCATGGCGGTCACCGACCGCAACGTCCTCCGGATCGGCGCGTTTGAAATCTTGTTTTCCGACACGCCCGATCGCGTGGCGATTAACGAAGCGGTCGAACTGTCGAAGCGGTTCGGCAGCAAGCACTCGCCGCAGTTCGTCAACGGCATTCTCGATCGCGTCTTGAAGTCGAAGCAGTCAGGCGGCTAA
- the ftsY gene encoding signal recognition particle-docking protein FtsY — MGLFNPFKKSEEKPAAPAEAEQPKGFFSRLKAGLVKTSRVLNTDIRDLFKQEGRLVDDEFLTELYAILVRTDMGAGPAGKIRDQIKTEYRGRVVHLSDVLATVKSELVALMQQPETPIVFAESGPTVVMVVGVNGSGKTTSIAKLAGHLKSQGKSVVLGAGDTFRAAAVEQLSIWADRLGVDIVKAEQGTDPASVAFKAVDFALQNNKDVVILDTAGRLQTQKNLMNELDKIRRVAGKKIEEAPHEVLLVLDATAGQNGISQAKGFSEAANCTGIILTKLDGSAKGGVVVPIRQTFNLPVKYIGVGETPEDFAVFNAEQFGEALFADTLGKP, encoded by the coding sequence ATGGGACTATTCAACCCGTTCAAAAAGTCGGAAGAGAAACCTGCTGCGCCGGCTGAAGCGGAGCAGCCGAAAGGATTCTTCTCGCGGCTCAAAGCGGGGCTCGTGAAGACGTCGCGGGTTCTCAATACCGACATTCGCGACCTCTTCAAGCAGGAAGGTCGTCTGGTCGATGACGAGTTCCTGACCGAACTTTACGCGATCCTGGTCCGCACCGACATGGGCGCCGGTCCGGCCGGCAAGATCCGCGATCAGATCAAAACCGAATATCGCGGCCGCGTCGTGCACCTCTCCGACGTCTTGGCGACCGTCAAAAGCGAACTGGTCGCGCTAATGCAGCAGCCAGAAACGCCGATCGTCTTCGCCGAGAGCGGCCCGACCGTCGTGATGGTGGTCGGCGTCAACGGTTCCGGCAAAACGACCTCGATCGCCAAACTGGCTGGTCATCTGAAATCGCAAGGCAAGAGCGTCGTCCTGGGCGCCGGCGATACCTTCCGCGCCGCGGCGGTCGAACAGTTGTCGATCTGGGCCGATCGACTCGGCGTCGACATCGTCAAAGCGGAGCAGGGGACTGACCCGGCGAGCGTCGCTTTTAAAGCGGTCGACTTCGCCCTGCAAAACAACAAGGACGTCGTGATCCTCGACACGGCCGGTCGTCTGCAAACGCAGAAGAACCTGATGAATGAGCTGGACAAGATCCGTCGCGTCGCCGGCAAGAAGATCGAAGAGGCGCCGCACGAGGTGCTGCTGGTTCTCGACGCGACCGCCGGTCAAAACGGCATCAGCCAGGCTAAAGGTTTTTCGGAAGCGGCCAACTGCACCGGCATCATCCTGACCAAGCTCGACGGCTCGGCCAAGGGTGGCGTCGTCGTCCCGATCCGCCAGACCTTCAACTTGCCGGTGAAATACATCGGCGTCGGCGAAACCCCTGAAGACTTCGCCGTCTTCAACGCCGAACAATTCGGCGAAGCCCTCTTCGCCGACACGCTAGGCAAACCGTAA
- a CDS encoding sialidase family protein: protein MKTFLPLTAFCFIAIASVSFAEEKTNPPQLLAPDWNPKQAADQVMSRLVTVTAPQVKGAHDAELAIVERYAYIVAEVDDNSAGEAANRPEIYSTLSIVNLDTLKVEAVQPIAKGNQVFENETLSEGAVFVPRILPINDRTLRCYFASERPGVRQSQMWYRDFDVPTRTFAPTIHQVKIKTAAGTFPMQPQYLYQDAAAHGFKKQPRDFGLYLFDSFKKFDDRLYVALNNFAGKQNALAIVQDDFATFEVLGHYNEPQSQQLSESAVNRLPDGTWMAICRNDAGNYRFTTSKDGIDWTEGRELPFVTGGANSKPTFDKFGDLYYLGWQDALKIDGVHRSVFNVDVSRDGVHWERKYRFETTKSFQYPTFREHDGAIWLTVTQGDDSPSRKERIMFGKLETLVAEPSK from the coding sequence GTGAAAACCTTCCTGCCGTTAACGGCGTTCTGTTTCATCGCCATTGCCAGCGTCTCTTTTGCGGAAGAGAAGACGAACCCGCCGCAGCTACTCGCCCCTGATTGGAATCCGAAGCAGGCCGCCGACCAAGTAATGAGCCGCCTGGTAACGGTCACTGCGCCGCAGGTCAAAGGCGCTCATGACGCGGAACTGGCGATCGTCGAGCGTTACGCTTACATTGTCGCCGAGGTCGACGACAACAGCGCCGGCGAAGCGGCCAATCGTCCGGAGATCTACAGCACGCTGTCGATCGTCAATCTCGACACGTTGAAAGTTGAAGCGGTCCAGCCGATCGCCAAAGGGAACCAGGTCTTTGAAAACGAGACGCTCTCGGAAGGGGCGGTCTTCGTGCCGCGGATCTTGCCGATCAATGACAGGACGCTCCGCTGCTATTTCGCCAGCGAACGCCCTGGCGTGCGGCAATCGCAAATGTGGTATCGCGATTTCGATGTCCCGACCCGCACATTCGCCCCGACGATTCACCAGGTAAAAATCAAGACGGCGGCCGGAACCTTTCCGATGCAGCCGCAATACCTCTACCAGGACGCGGCGGCTCACGGTTTCAAAAAGCAGCCGCGCGACTTTGGGCTCTACCTCTTCGACTCGTTCAAGAAGTTCGACGATCGGCTCTACGTCGCCCTCAATAACTTTGCCGGCAAGCAGAACGCGCTCGCGATCGTGCAGGACGACTTTGCGACTTTCGAGGTGCTGGGCCATTACAACGAGCCGCAGTCGCAACAGCTAAGCGAATCGGCCGTCAATCGTTTGCCCGATGGAACCTGGATGGCGATCTGTCGGAACGATGCCGGCAACTATCGCTTCACGACCAGCAAGGATGGAATCGACTGGACCGAGGGACGCGAGCTTCCTTTCGTCACCGGCGGCGCCAACTCCAAACCAACGTTCGACAAGTTCGGCGATCTTTACTATCTCGGCTGGCAAGACGCCCTGAAGATCGACGGCGTCCATCGAAGCGTCTTCAACGTCGACGTTTCCCGCGATGGAGTCCATTGGGAACGGAAGTATCGCTTCGAGACCACCAAGTCGTTCCAGTATCCAACCTTTCGCGAGCATGACGGCGCCATCTGGCTGACGGTAACGCAAGGGGACGATTCTCCCAGCCGTAAAGAGCGAATCATGTTCGGAAAGCTGGAGACGCTCGTCGCGGAACCATCAAAGTAG